A single genomic interval of Gossypium raimondii isolate GPD5lz chromosome 11, ASM2569854v1, whole genome shotgun sequence harbors:
- the LOC105802021 gene encoding protein NUCLEAR FUSION DEFECTIVE 4, which translates to MESFLNTKWIATAASIWIQCTSGASYTFGIYSPVLKSSQSYDQSTLDTISVFKDIGANAGILSGLLYATVTSRSTRLLTGPWVVHVAGAVQCFVGYFLIWASVVGLIRQPPVPLMCLFMLVAAHAQTFFNTANVVSGVENFHRFGGTIVGIMKGFLGLSGAILIQVYDTLCEGDPTAYILILAITPTLTSLLLMPLVKIYGTTTVDDKKHLNGFSSSALVVAAYLMVVIILDNVFTFPSWTRIITFMFLLLLLASPFGIAAKAHKDSERPSIETSPLMDDSEPMPTKYGEYHEIPGEPDRVKEVASSSNENLSNDHLEDGIDMNLSRAMLTVNFWLLFVAMICGMGSGLATINNISQIGQSLGYSTIERSSLVALWSIWNFLGRFGAGFLSDIMLHKGWARPLFMVITLATLTFGHLIVASGFPGNLYIGSVMVGICYGSQWSLMPTITSEIFGVRHMGTIFNTIAIASPIGSYIFSVRIIGYIYDKMATGEDNSCYGTQCFMLSFFIMAAVALLGFLIAFALFLRTRRFYRQIVLLRSRDS; encoded by the exons atGGAGAGTTTCCTCAACACCAAATGGATAGCCACGGCGGCGAGCATATGGATTCAGTGCACCAGCGGTGCATCTTACACCTTCGGCATCTACTCTCCGGTCCTCAAATCATCCCAATCCTACGACCAATCAACTCTGGACACCATTTCCGTCTTCAAAGACATAGGCGCTAACGCCGGTATCCTCTCCGGCCTCCTTTACGCCACCGTCACCTCTCGCAGTACCAGACTCCTTACTGGTCCTTGGGTGGTCCACGTAGCCGGCGCCGTCCAATGCTTCGTTGGGTATTTCTTGATATGGGCATCCGTGGTGGGGTTAATCCGGCAGCCGCCGGTGCCGTTGATGTGCTTGTTCATGCTGGTGGCAGCTCATGCGCAAACATTTTTCAATACGGCAAATGTGGTTAGTGgcgttgaaaattttcatcgaTTTGGTGGGACCATCGTGGGGATTATGAAG GGGTTTCTTGGTTTGAGTGGAGCAATTCTGATTCAAGTTTACGACACGTTATGTGAGGGTGACCCGACCGCTTACATTTTGATCCTTGCCATCACTCCCACTCTGACCTCCCTATTGCTCATGCCTTTGGTCAAAATCTATGGAACCACCACGGTCGATGACAAGAAGCACTTAAATGGTTTCTCGTCCAGTGCTTTGGTCGTTGCCGCTTATCTCATGGTCGTTATAATATTGGACAATGTCTTCACTTTTCCATCATGGACCCGGATCATTACCTTCATGTTTCTACTCCTTTTACTTGCCTCACCTTTTGGAATTGCAGCCAAAGCCCACAAGGATTCCGAGAGGCCTTCCATCGAAACGAGTCCTTTGATGGACGATTCAGAACCAATGCCAACCAAATATGGAGAGTACCACGAGATTCCTGGTGAACCGGACCGAGTTAAGGAGGTTGCTTCGTCTTCGAATGAGAACTTATCAAATGATCACCTAGAAGATGGTATTGATATGAATCTATCGAGAGCGATGCTTACTGTGAACTTCTGGTTGTTGTTCGTTGCGATGATATGTGGAATGGGTTCGGGTTTGGCGACTATAAACAACATTAGCCAAATAGGTCAATCTCTTGGTTACTCGACCATTGAGAGATCTTCTTTGGTTGCTTTATGGAGCATATGGAATTTCCTTGGTCGGTTCGGGGCGGGGTTTTTGTCGGACATAATGTTGCACAAAGGTTGGGCGAGGCCGTTGTTCATGGTTATTACGCTAGCCACATTGACGTTTGGCCACTTGATCGTCGCTTCAGGCTTTCCTGGAAATTTGTACATAGGCTCAGTCATGGTAGGCATTTGTTACGGCTCACAGTGGTCGTTGATGCCGACCATCACGTCTGAGATTTTTGGTGTTCGACACATGGGCACCATTTTCAACACCATTGCCATTGCTAGTCCAATTGGATCTTACATTTTTTCCGTGAGGATCATCGGGTACATTTATGACAAAATGGCAACCGGTGAAGACAACTCGTGCTATGGCACTCAATGTTTCATGTTATCGTTTTTCATCATGGCAGCGGTTGCTTTGCTTGGATTCCTCATTGCGTTCGCATTGTTTCTTCGAACAAGGAGGTTTTATAGGCAGATTGTGCTTCTAAGATCAAGGGATTCTTAA
- the LOC105802024 gene encoding LOW QUALITY PROTEIN: protein EARLY FLOWERING 5 (The sequence of the model RefSeq protein was modified relative to this genomic sequence to represent the inferred CDS: deleted 1 base in 1 codon; substituted 1 base at 1 genomic stop codon) produces the protein MCKVEWGYYNQFEKCIPSGDLPIIVINFVEFLQRLKEFEDKMKEXGETPVMFSHLWPPRRRTTAEEDERAKHPKPEDSVYYHPTRNPTGAPPPGKPPMYKSSIGPRIPLSGASSSAAASSSQTELEDTSVAVPPPPPPPLPDTSKLDLGDASDVPASLPLPPPPPMPPKPATMNLGIPLPSPPGPPPPPGSPSKEQVTVRPPLPPPPPLPQSVLPPLSGTNRNEGEKISLQSDDSTSKELAQVPASVRVRRETAAPKSKTKAFTLNHDNGSQARSSCHREARINQFKFWAHSDRN, from the exons ATGTGTAAGGTTGAATGGGGTTATTATAATCAGTTTGAGAAATGTATTCCT TCTGGTGATCTGCCAATTATAGTCATTAACTTTGTTGAGTTTTTACAGAGGCTGAAG gaatttgaagataaaatgAAGGAGTAGGGTGAGACCCCTGTTATGTTCAG TCACTTGTGGCCTCCTCGGAGAAGGACAACTGCAGAAGAAGATGAGAGAGCGAAGCATCCTAAACCTGAA GACTCTGTTTATTATCACCCTACTCGGAATCCTACAGGGGCTCCACCACCTGGGAAACCACCAATGTACAAATCATCAATAG GACCTAGAATTCCCTTGTCTGGTGCATCATCAAGTGCCGCTGCTTCTTCCTCACAGACT GAGTTAGAGGATACTTCTGTAGCTGTaccacctccacctcctccTCCTTTGCCAGATACCAGTAAATTGGACTTAGGGGATGCCTCTGATGTTCCTGCTTCTTTGCCTCTACCACCCCCACCTCCTATGCCACCCAAGCCTGCCACAATGAACTTGGGTATTCCTTTGCCTTCTCCCCCTGgtccaccaccaccacctggTTCCCCATCTAAAGAGCAAGTTACAGTTCGACCTCCACTGCCTCCACCTCCTCCCCTTCCGCAGTCTGTGCTGCCCCCTCTGTCTGGCACCAACAGAAATGAAGGGGAGAAAATATCTCTACAGTCAGATGACTCAACCTCCAAGGAGCTGGCTCAG GTCCCTGCATCAGTTCGAGTAAGAAGGGAGACTGCTGCCCCCAAAAGCAAAACCAAAGCTTTTACACTCAACCATGACAATGGCAGCCAAGCCCGTAGCTCCTGCCATCGTGAAGCAAGAATCAACCAGTTTAAATTTTGGGCACATTCTGATCGTAACTGA